In Amia ocellicauda isolate fAmiCal2 chromosome 7, fAmiCal2.hap1, whole genome shotgun sequence, one genomic interval encodes:
- the LOC136753281 gene encoding voltage-dependent P/Q-type calcium channel subunit alpha-1A-like: MFQRMEPPSPTQDAAPPPNGLTDAQPAPVENTPADGGMTESQSWVTARAQEMFQKAGSWSPERAPPDDIHGNRHNPQSVEMREMGRDGHPCPPPEPRAASLPRLPAENQTIADSSPMKRSASSLGPGRSRGVRLDDYSLERVIPEETQRHGPRRRDRGHRVSERSLSRYTDADTGLGTDLSTTTQSGDLPPKEKERERGRPKDRKHHHHHHHHHSSDKERYGPERPDYSHRPREQRWSRSPSEGRDCRAHRQGSSSVSGSPVPSTSGASTPRRGRRQLPQTPATPRPHVSYSPVVRKSVGTPPHSGRTPTPVPRRFSPPPGHPEPPHHPPERHGSPRGPPRHWPGSQEGGLEDDGCFYDQDNDYDPPAYEQGPPPPTAGGNPHPRSPRTQRRGPGPQPGPPSSSSCSPSRHCPPRRLPNGYRSASPTSPPHHHHHHHHHHGLPHPHKAGPRGGHRKGLHEHCSETDEDDWC; the protein is encoded by the exons ATGTTTCAGCGAATGGAGCCTCCTTCCCCCACCCAGGacgccgcccccccccccaatggtcTGACCGACGCACAGCCCGCCCCCGTGGAGAACAC GCCAGCAGACGGGGGGATGACAGAGAGCCAGTCCTGGGTGACAGCGCGGGCACAGGAGATGTTCCAGAAAGCAGGAAGCTGGAGTCCAGAGAGAGCGCCCCCCGATGACATACACGGCAACCGCCACAACCCACAG TCGGTAGAGATGAGAGAGATGGGCCGAGACGGtcacccctgcccccccccggaGCCGCGGGCGGCCTCTTTGCCGCGGCTTCCTGCCGAGAACCAA ACCATCGCCGACTCCAGCCCCATGAAGCGTTCGGCATCTTCGCTGGGCCCCGGGCGCTCGCGGGGGGTGCGTCTGGACGACTACTCCCTGGAGCGCGTCATTCCGGAAGAGACGCAGCGTCACGGCCCCCGCCGGCGCGACCGTGGCCACCGTGTCTCCGAGAGGTCGCTGAGCCGCTACACCGATGCGGACACAG GCCTGGGCACCGACCTGAGCACCACGACGCAGTCTGGCGACCTGCCTCCCAAGGAGAAGGAGCGCGAGCGCGGCCGCCCCAAGGACCGcaagcaccaccaccaccatcaccaccaccacagcTCCGATAAGGAGCGCTACGGCCCAGAGCGCCCGGACTACAGCCACCGGCCCCGGGAGCAGCGCTGGTCTCGCTCCCCCAGCGAGGGCAGGGACTGTCGAGCACACAGACAG GGCAGTAGTTCAGTGAGCGGCAGCCCGGTCCCCTCGACCTCCGGCGCCAGCACCCCCCGCCGCGGCCGCCGCCAGCTGCCCCAGACCCCCGCCACCCCGCGCCCCCACGTCAGCTACTCCCCCGTGGTGCGTAAGAGCGTGGGCACCCCCCCGCATTCAGGTCGCACGCCCACCCCGGTGCCCCGGCGCTTCTCACCCCCCCCGGGGCACCCTGagcccccccatcaccccccCGAGCGGCACGGCTCCCCTCGCGGCCCCCCCCGCCACTGGCCCGGCTCCCAGGAGGGGGGGCTGGAGGACGACGGCTGCTTCTACGACCAGGACAATGACTACGACCCCCCTGCCTACGAGCAGGGCCCCCCCCCGCCCACCGCTGGGGgcaacccccacccccgctcCCCCAGGACTCAGCGCCGCGGCCCGGGCCCCCAGCCGGGCCccccgtcctcctcctcctgctcgcCCTCCCGCCACTGCCCCCCCCGCCGGCTGCCCAACGGATACCGCTCTGCCTCGCccacctcccccccccaccaccaccaccaccaccaccaccaccacgggctcccccacccccacaaagCCGGCCCGCGGGGGGGCCACCGGAAGGGCCTGCACGAACACTGCAGCGAGACGGACGAGGACGACTGGTGCTAG